From the Paenibacillus tianjinensis genome, the window AGCTTCAGGACTATATGCGGCTGCCTGCAGAGGTTTTGTATCGGGAGGAGCTTGAAGCACTGCGCAGGGAGGATAAGGGCAGAATTCCGGCAGGCTGGCAGATGTCGCCGCGTGCAGTATTCACATTCATCGCCGGAGGTAAGGCCGGAAGCAAGGTCATTACCCCGAAATATATTGGCAACACGCGGCTGATCGAAATGGCCGTCGCTACACTGGTCACCGACCGGGCGCTGCTGCTGATCGGAGAACCGGGAACGGCTAAATCCTGGCTGTCCGAGAATCTGGCTGCGGCGATTTACGGTAACTCCGGGCTGGTGGTCCAGGGGACAGCCGGTACAAGTGAGGAGCATGTGCGCTACTCCTGGAACTACGCCATGCTGCTGGCGAACGGACCGACCCCGGAGGCGCTGGTCAAAAGCCCGATTATGCGGGCAATGGAGGACGGGGGCATCGCCCGGTTTGAAGAGATTTCCCGCTGTGCTTCCGAAGTGCAGGATGCGCTGATCTCCATTCTCTCGGAGAAGACGATCTCCGTGCCGGAACTAGGCAAGGAGGCCGGTGCCCGCAAAGGCTTCTCGATCATTGCCACAGCCAACACCAGAGACCGCGGGGTCAATGAAATGTCCGCTGCGCTGAAGCGGCGGTTCAATATCATCGTGCTGCCTGCACCTTCAGATATTGAAACAGAGCTGTCCATTGTCAAGAAACGGGTTGCTGAGATCGCTTCCTCATACGAGCTTCAGGCTGCCGTACCCGCGGATGATGCCCTGCTCAAAGTAGTGACGATTTTCCGGGAACTGCGCAGCGGGATGACGCTCGACAAGAAAGAGAAGTTGAAGACGCCGGCCGGGGTAATTTCCACCGCAGAGGCGATTTCCCTCTTGACCAATAGCATGGCGCTGGCCGCAAGCTTCGGCAGCGGTGAGCTGACCGACAGTGATCTTGCTGCCGGCCTCCAGGGGGCTATCGTCAAGGATGATGAAAAGGATAAGCTCGTCTGGAAGGAATATCTGGATAATGTCATGAAGAAAAAAGGAACGGAGTGGCGCGGCCTTTATCAGGCCTGTAAGGAGATGAACGAGTGATTAAGGCTGCTGAAGCTGGAGTGCATATTTTCGGGGTGCGGCATCTGTCTCCCGGCGGCGCACAGCATCTGCTGGAATATCTGGATAAGCTTCAGCCTACGGCGGTGCTGATCGAAGGTCCCAGCGATGCAACGGGAGAGATTACACATCTGACCCAGGGGGCGACCAAACCGCCGGTAGCGATTCTGGCCTTTACTGATGAACTACCCGTACGGACGGTGCTCTGGCCGTTTGCCGTCTATTCTCCCGAATATCAGGCAATGAAATGGGCTAAGACACACGGTGCTGCAGCTGCATTTATTGATCTGCCTTCTTCGGTAACGCTCGGTTTGC encodes:
- a CDS encoding AAA family ATPase; this translates as MSTGQEQLQDYMRLPAEVLYREELEALRREDKGRIPAGWQMSPRAVFTFIAGGKAGSKVITPKYIGNTRLIEMAVATLVTDRALLLIGEPGTAKSWLSENLAAAIYGNSGLVVQGTAGTSEEHVRYSWNYAMLLANGPTPEALVKSPIMRAMEDGGIARFEEISRCASEVQDALISILSEKTISVPELGKEAGARKGFSIIATANTRDRGVNEMSAALKRRFNIIVLPAPSDIETELSIVKKRVAEIASSYELQAAVPADDALLKVVTIFRELRSGMTLDKKEKLKTPAGVISTAEAISLLTNSMALAASFGSGELTDSDLAAGLQGAIVKDDEKDKLVWKEYLDNVMKKKGTEWRGLYQACKEMNE